From Sediminibacterium sp. TEGAF015, a single genomic window includes:
- a CDS encoding sensor histidine kinase codes for MLNLGQIFILKQYFIIFICSLLAISVYAKDGPIRFTGEPINLSKEINWTKKSKDAKQSTYQGSFTFISTTSSDQDIIIQFSKTGKIKTFITNDVGQRKELSTGALLPLNKRSYPSNINAIQYSFLKNKVYTIEICYEPVYTIYDPKEFKLTIQPTILFEQQDTGRLFWQGMFLGTILVMALYNLFIFYGVRDESYLYYVFSIVGLGLYLAFYYGFGIEYLWPSMPRWDSFCYSIIVPMTNIARLLFTKTYLNTSSYMPVTNRVIQILLIACSGLLIVGTISFIYNIDLFNLLVTGVGIIGTLVLIFMLVAGLIAYYIDKYEPAKYFITANALLVIGAILFILREMSLVEDNFYTRYILQIGFVIQVIIFALGLASRYNRTRVTVQLLEESKEQLSQLNSVKDKLFSIISHDLRNPLATMQSFLKLITKHHEKLNEEEKKKMIKEAQDSLDYLNELLYNVLQWSKSQMQLLAFNPEKLKAKTALEKNIRLLYLQAHMKQVQIEQSISEAHFIYADKEMLDFILRNLISNAIKFSHKNSAIQVITEQDEQHLYIHVIDEGIGMSSQTLEQLQTASLSNSRRGTAKERGTGLGLLICKEFIAKHKGELLIAQREIKGSQFTVKLPNEAN; via the coding sequence TTGTTAAATTTAGGGCAAATATTCATTCTGAAACAATACTTCATCATATTCATATGCTCCCTACTTGCTATTAGCGTATATGCAAAGGACGGACCTATTCGCTTTACTGGGGAACCTATCAACTTAAGTAAAGAAATCAACTGGACTAAAAAATCAAAGGATGCTAAGCAATCCACTTATCAAGGAAGTTTTACATTCATCAGCACTACGTCATCAGATCAAGATATTATTATACAATTTTCTAAAACAGGTAAAATAAAAACATTCATTACCAATGATGTTGGTCAAAGAAAAGAACTATCTACGGGTGCTTTACTCCCTTTAAACAAAAGAAGCTATCCTTCTAATATCAATGCAATTCAGTATAGCTTTTTAAAGAACAAAGTATACACTATTGAAATATGTTATGAACCAGTCTATACTATTTATGATCCCAAGGAATTTAAATTAACCATTCAGCCAACCATTTTATTTGAACAACAGGATACTGGTAGATTGTTTTGGCAGGGCATGTTTTTAGGGACCATACTAGTAATGGCTTTATATAATTTATTCATATTCTACGGTGTACGCGACGAAAGTTATCTCTATTATGTTTTTAGCATTGTAGGATTAGGGCTTTACCTTGCTTTTTATTATGGGTTTGGCATTGAATACTTGTGGCCTAGTATGCCCAGATGGGACAGTTTCTGCTATTCAATTATTGTTCCTATGACTAATATTGCACGACTACTATTTACTAAAACCTACTTGAACACAAGTAGTTATATGCCAGTTACCAACAGAGTAATTCAAATACTATTAATTGCGTGCAGTGGTTTACTTATTGTAGGAACAATTAGTTTCATTTACAATATTGATCTGTTTAACTTATTAGTAACTGGCGTAGGAATTATTGGCACTTTGGTTTTAATTTTTATGCTCGTTGCTGGATTAATCGCCTATTATATAGACAAATATGAGCCTGCGAAATATTTTATAACAGCCAATGCACTTCTTGTAATAGGGGCTATCTTATTTATATTAAGAGAAATGTCCTTAGTAGAAGATAATTTTTACACCCGTTATATTTTACAAATTGGCTTTGTAATTCAAGTAATCATTTTTGCACTAGGATTAGCCAGTAGATACAATAGAACAAGAGTAACCGTTCAGCTATTAGAAGAGTCAAAAGAGCAACTGTCGCAATTAAATAGTGTAAAAGACAAGTTGTTTTCTATTATCTCTCATGATCTGAGAAACCCATTGGCAACTATGCAATCTTTCCTAAAACTCATTACTAAGCACCATGAAAAGTTGAATGAAGAGGAAAAAAAGAAAATGATAAAAGAGGCACAGGACTCATTGGATTATTTAAACGAGTTATTATACAATGTATTGCAATGGAGTAAAAGCCAAATGCAATTATTAGCATTTAATCCAGAGAAACTAAAGGCTAAAACAGCATTAGAAAAAAATATTCGGCTTTTATACTTACAAGCCCATATGAAACAAGTGCAAATTGAACAATCCATTTCAGAAGCACATTTTATCTATGCTGATAAAGAAATGCTTGACTTTATCTTACGCAATTTAATTAGCAATGCCATTAAATTTAGTCACAAGAATAGTGCCATTCAAGTGATTACAGAACAAGACGAACAGCATCTTTATATTCATGTGATTGATGAAGGAATTGGCATGAGTAGCCAAACTTTAGAACAACTTCAAACAGCTAGTTTAAGTAATTCAAGAAGAGGAACAGCAAAAGAAAGAGGAACCGGATTAGGGTTATTAATATGTAAAGAATTCATAGCAAAACACAAAGGAGAACTGTTAATAGCTCAAAGGGAAATAAAAGGGAGCCAGTTTACTGTAAAGCTTCCAAATGAAGCAAATTGA